A genomic window from Pseudomonadota bacterium includes:
- a CDS encoding RimK/LysX family protein yields MPTLPRPSMSLALLLCALFVPQSGLTMPVVGWVERVKIYPGEIILEAKLDTGTKTASIDARDIETFERKGTPWVRFRIVNRDAHGLALERPLVRETKIQRHFGKRQRRPVVKLGVCVGDLYREVQVNLVNRSGFIYPMLIGRMFMKKQLLVDPARRYTVAPKCAQAPKDG; encoded by the coding sequence ATGCCGACGCTTCCCCGCCCTTCGATGTCTCTCGCCCTGCTCCTCTGCGCCCTCTTCGTGCCGCAGTCAGGGCTGACGATGCCGGTGGTCGGCTGGGTCGAGCGGGTCAAGATCTACCCCGGCGAGATCATCCTGGAGGCCAAGCTCGACACCGGCACCAAGACCGCTTCGATCGACGCCCGCGACATCGAGACCTTCGAGCGCAAGGGCACCCCGTGGGTGCGCTTCCGGATCGTGAACCGCGATGCGCACGGCCTGGCCCTGGAACGCCCCTTGGTGCGCGAGACCAAGATCCAGCGCCACTTCGGCAAGCGCCAGCGGCGGCCGGTCGTCAAGCTGGGGGTGTGCGTCGGGGACCTTTACCGGGAGGTCCAGGTCAACCTGGTGAACCGCAGCGGTTTCATCTACCCGATGTTGATCGGGCGGATGTTCATGAAGAAACAGTTGCTCGTGGACCCGGCGCGCCGCTACACCGTCGCTCCCAAATGCGCCCAGGCCCCCAAGGATGGGTAA